The sequence GGTGATGGAGGGGTGGAGGGGCGAGAAGACACGGCGTCGAGAGCGCGCGCGTAGGCGGCCAGGGCGTCGGAAGCGTTGTGCTGTTTGTGCCAGCGGTGGAGGCCCAGGTTGCGCCAGGCGAGGGCGGCGACCTCGCCGCCAGGCGCTGTGGGCGGCGTGTCCCCACGCCGCGTGCCGCGGGACGGGGGCGTCCCGCCCACAATCCGGGTGCAGCGGGTCCATTGCTCCACCGCCTCATCCCAGCGGCCGGCGGCGGCGAGGCAGTGGCCGAGGAGCAGATGGGCCAGCGCGTCGTCGGGCGCGAGGCGCAGAGCGGTGCGCAGGGCCTCGGCATCTTCGATGCGGTAGGGGTTGACGAACAGGGGCGAGCAGCGCGCGGCCTCGCGCGCCGCGGCCAGGGCCTCACCCGCGCGGCCCAGGCTCCACAGGGCGTGGGCGATGTGGTAGTGCAGCATCGCCTGGCGGGCGGGATCGGCCAGGCGGCAGGCCACGCCGCGCAGCCAGGCGGCCGCGGCCTCCCAGTCGCCGATGCGCGCGTAGTCGCAGGCGGCATCGAGGAAGGTCTGAGGATCGGACCCGAAGACTTCCCCGAGAGCACCATCCATTGCTGTGGGCGGCGTGTCCCCACGCCGCGGATCGCGGGACAAGGACGTCCCGCCCACAAGAGAGATGAGATAGCTCTCGCTCCAAAGGAGCGGCTCGAGGGGGTTCTCCTTCGCGCACTCATCGAGCAAGGCGCGGGCGCTGTCGAGCGCGCCGCCGCGGCGGGCCGCGTAGGCCGCGAGGGCCAGCACGCGGGCATCGTGCGGGTTGCGTTCGGAGGCGGTGGCCAAGAGGTCGAGTGCGGCCAGCGGGTCGCCGCGCCGCAGGGCGGCTTCGCCCAGCAGCGCCGCGGCGCTGGCGGCGTGGCGCGCGCTGCGACTCAGCGCGCCCAGGTTGGGCGCGATCTCGCCGCGCGCGTCGGCAAAACACGCGACGCTCAGCCACCACAGCGCGTCCTCGCACTGCGGGTCAACGCGCAGGGCCTTGTTCGCCCAGTCTCTTGCGGCGGCTGTCTCGCCCCGCTTGAGGTGGCACTGGGCGAGGCCGGCCAGGGCCGCTACGCAGGCGGGGTCGAGCGCGAGGGCCGCGCGATAGGCATCGGCCGCCTCAGCCAAATGGTTGCGCTCCTCGGCGTGGCGCGCGTGCAGCAGCCAACCGCCCGGGGTCGTAGGCTTGTCGTCGGGCGCTGGGTCGGGCAGGCCGATGTGCGGCGGCGCGGCGTCGAGTGCGGGCCGCACCGTGTCGCCCTCGAGCCGCAGCGTGACGGCCTCGCCGCCCAGCTCCACGGTCGCGGGCGCGTCGCCACGCAGCGCCACGCGCAGCGCGTGCGAGCCGCCCGGGGCCAGGTCGAGCCGCGCCATGGCCAGAGCCTGCCCTTCCTGCCGCACCGCGAGCAGCGCGCCATCCACCCGCGCGAGGGCCAACAGCCGCAGGGCCAGCTCGCCTCCCTCGCGCGCGGCGTTGAGCGCCACGTCGCGCGTGGCATGCACCACGCCGCCCAGGCCCCACACCGGTGCCCATGACTCCTCCCACGACTCGACCGCGCCGGGCGCGATCAAGCGGTGGACGCCCTGGTGGACGAAGCGGCCGCTCTGGAGCTCGACGTACGGCTCGCCGCGCGCATTGAGCAGCTCGGCCCACATCGCGCCGTGGCCGCCGTGGCCCCACGAGAACATCTTGCGGCCCGGCACCTCGAACCGCGAGGCATAGTGCACCAGGCCGCAGTCCAGCTCGTCGTAGTAACCGCCGAACCAGTCGGCGCGCAGGTCCTTCGCGAAAATGTCGCCGCCGCGC comes from Planctomycetota bacterium and encodes:
- a CDS encoding DUF5107 domain-containing protein, which codes for MSGKASVRVAPMKLAITRFHEDPFPPLLRVGARPVYPYPMQDDLTDEMAECEFQAVVLDNGLLRATVLPELGGHLLSLRDLVHDRDVFFRNEPLKLGLVAMRGAWWAGGIEFNFPHVGHTVNTVDRVSWQTREEPDGAATVFVGAVEHLTGMAWSVALTLRPDDWRLHTRIRLHNRTPFVHRIYFWSNSAVPARDDFRLLLPATKVFSWWYGADRDASFPMHDGRDLSRYANLTRGGDIFAKDLRADWFGGYYDELDCGLVHYASRFEVPGRKMFSWGHGGHGAMWAELLNARGEPYVELQSGRFVHQGVHRLIAPGAVESWEESWAPVWGLGGVVHATRDVALNAAREGGELALRLLALARVDGALLAVRQEGQALAMARLDLAPGGSHALRVALRGDAPATVELGGEAVTLRLEGDTVRPALDAAPPHIGLPDPAPDDKPTTPGGWLLHARHAEERNHLAEAADAYRAALALDPACVAALAGLAQCHLKRGETAAARDWANKALRVDPQCEDALWWLSVACFADARGEIAPNLGALSRSARHAASAAALLGEAALRRGDPLAALDLLATASERNPHDARVLALAAYAARRGGALDSARALLDECAKENPLEPLLWSESYLISLVGGTSLSRDPRRGDTPPTAMDGALGEVFGSDPQTFLDAACDYARIGDWEAAAAWLRGVACRLADPARQAMLHYHIAHALWSLGRAGEALAAAREAARCSPLFVNPYRIEDAEALRTALRLAPDDALAHLLLGHCLAAAGRWDEAVEQWTRCTRIVGGTPPSRGTRRGDTPPTAPGGEVAALAWRNLGLHRWHKQHNASDALAAYARALDAVSSRPSTPPSPNPQPPTPLQSAAWRLWLERDSVLSGSGRHDERVAAFESAPDAVKAKWQVLARWADACLRAGRPEETIRLLSGCRFKPWEGEARPRVLWKEAHMALGHRAKEAGHLAEARGHFEAAADYPHHLAVGRPTLTDDADAFFWAGWCAAQGGDASGARRLLAAAAGETQPREAATAEFKARAAELLKALG